In the genome of Terribacillus sp. FSL K6-0262, one region contains:
- a CDS encoding alpha/beta hydrolase encodes MLADLKVNRKDILVIGSSMGGFIASSILAKNPEIQGLVNVNGSGAFVVAEEFFRSADGRRRMTSIERSMLEAYDPINYTYSGKPVLLMHGDNDHIVDSSGQYAYYAHCSSPHITFDIYNEVNHQFTDDMVEGLKSWLSKQFGSSGE; translated from the coding sequence TTGTTAGCTGATCTGAAAGTGAATAGGAAGGACATCCTTGTCATTGGCAGTTCCATGGGCGGTTTTATAGCAAGCAGTATTTTAGCAAAGAATCCAGAAATACAAGGCTTGGTAAATGTGAATGGATCCGGCGCATTCGTAGTTGCGGAGGAGTTTTTCAGGAGTGCCGACGGAAGAAGGAGAATGACATCTATCGAAAGATCGATGCTTGAAGCGTATGATCCGATAAATTATACATATAGCGGCAAACCTGTTTTACTTATGCATGGAGATAATGATCATATAGTGGATTCCTCTGGGCAATATGCGTATTACGCGCACTGCAGCAGCCCGCATATTACGTTTGATATCTACAATGAAGTCAATCATCAGTTTACAGATGATATGGTGGAGGGGCTCAAGTCTTGGCTGAGCAAGCAATTTGGAAGCAGCGGTGAATGA
- the gatB gene encoding Asp-tRNA(Asn)/Glu-tRNA(Gln) amidotransferase subunit GatB, protein MNFETIIGLEVHVELKTKSKIFSPSPNAFGAEPNENTNPIDLGYPGVLPVLNKEAVNFAMKAAMALNCEIATHTKFDRKNYFYPDNPKAYQISQFDQPIGENGWIEIEVDGYKKKIGITRIHMEEDAGKLSHTGDGYSLVDYNRQGTPLIEIVSEPDLRTPAEAYAYLEKLRNIIQYTGVSDVKMEEGSLRCDANISLRPIGQEEFGTKAELKNLNSFAFVQKGLEFEEKRQQKVLLAGGEILQETRRYDESTKETVLMRVKEGSDDYRYFPEPDLVPLYIDDEWKERIRASIPELPDARKARYVNELGLPAYDAMVLTLSVEMSDFFEATLKAGADAKAASNWLMGEVSAYLNKQQKDLSDIALTPEGLAKMITLIEDGTLSSKMAKKVFAELVENGGDPEQIVKDKGLVQISDEGQLTEIITAILDQNEQSVIDFKNGKDRALGFLVGQVMKQTKGQANPPMVNKILIAEMNKR, encoded by the coding sequence ATGAATTTCGAAACTATCATCGGACTCGAGGTACACGTGGAGCTGAAGACGAAGTCCAAGATTTTCAGCCCGAGCCCAAATGCATTCGGTGCCGAACCAAATGAAAACACCAACCCGATCGATCTTGGGTACCCTGGTGTGCTTCCAGTCTTGAATAAAGAAGCAGTGAACTTTGCAATGAAGGCCGCGATGGCGCTTAACTGTGAAATCGCAACGCATACAAAATTCGACCGGAAGAACTACTTCTATCCGGATAACCCGAAAGCTTACCAGATTTCACAATTCGATCAGCCGATCGGCGAGAATGGCTGGATCGAAATCGAAGTGGATGGGTACAAGAAGAAAATCGGTATCACACGTATCCACATGGAGGAGGACGCTGGTAAACTGTCCCATACAGGCGACGGATACTCCCTTGTCGATTACAACCGTCAAGGTACACCATTGATCGAGATCGTGTCCGAGCCGGATCTTCGCACACCGGCAGAGGCGTACGCGTATCTTGAGAAGCTGCGCAACATCATCCAGTACACCGGTGTATCCGATGTGAAAATGGAGGAAGGTTCCCTGCGCTGTGACGCCAACATTTCCCTGCGTCCGATCGGACAAGAGGAATTTGGTACAAAAGCAGAACTGAAGAACTTGAACAGCTTCGCATTCGTCCAAAAAGGCCTTGAATTCGAAGAAAAACGCCAGCAGAAGGTCTTGCTTGCCGGCGGTGAAATCCTGCAGGAAACACGCCGTTATGACGAGTCCACCAAAGAGACGGTCCTGATGCGTGTCAAAGAAGGTTCTGACGATTATCGCTACTTCCCAGAGCCGGATCTTGTTCCGTTGTATATCGATGACGAATGGAAGGAACGCATCCGTGCGTCCATCCCTGAGCTTCCGGATGCCCGGAAGGCCCGCTATGTGAATGAGCTGGGCTTGCCTGCATACGACGCAATGGTGCTGACGCTCAGCGTGGAAATGTCCGACTTCTTCGAGGCGACATTGAAAGCTGGCGCCGATGCGAAAGCAGCTTCCAACTGGCTGATGGGTGAGGTTTCTGCCTACTTGAACAAGCAGCAGAAAGATCTTTCCGATATCGCATTGACACCGGAGGGACTGGCAAAAATGATCACATTGATCGAAGATGGCACCCTTTCCTCCAAGATGGCGAAGAAGGTATTCGCTGAGCTTGTCGAGAACGGTGGCGATCCAGAACAGATCGTCAAAGACAAAGGACTTGTCCAAATCTCTGATGAAGGCCAGCTGACTGAAATCATCACAGCGATCCTTGATCAGAACGAACAGTCCGTCATCGACTTCAAGAACGGGAAAGACCGTGCCCTCGGCTTCCTGGTCGGCCAAGTCATGAAACAGACAAAAGGCCAAGCCAACCCGCCGATGGTTAATAAAATCCTGATTGCGGAAATGAATAAACGCTAA
- the gatA gene encoding Asp-tRNA(Asn)/Glu-tRNA(Gln) amidotransferase subunit GatA, with the protein MSLFDYTLKELQEKLHNKEITVTDLVDASYARIKEVDDEVKAFLTLDEENARAAAKELDEQDSDNPLFGIPIGIKDNIVTKGLRTTCASKFLDNFTDPLYDATVVSKLKDKKTVTIGKLNMDEFAMGSSNENSAYFTTRNPWNTDYVPGGSSGASAAAVAAGEVFFSLGSDTGGSIREPAAFCGVVGLKPTYGLVSRFGLVAFASSLDQIGPMTRTVEDNAHLLQAIVGHDEMDSTSADVEIPNYTEALKQDVKGLRIAVPSEYLGEGVSDEVRDSIKAALKVYEDLGATWEEVSLPHSRYAVAAYYLLSSSEASANLARFDGVRYGVRSTQAENMIDVFKYSRRDGFGEEVKRRIMLGTFALSSGYYDAYYKKAQKARTLIKNDFDKVFEDYDVIVGPTTPTPAFKVGEKVEDPLTMYAIDILTIPVNLAGVPGISLPCGFSSEGLPIGLQIIGKHFDEATVYRAAYAFEQATDHHKQKPALGGVKG; encoded by the coding sequence ATGTCTTTGTTTGATTATACATTGAAAGAATTGCAGGAAAAGCTACATAACAAAGAGATCACGGTTACGGATCTTGTGGATGCTTCCTATGCGCGCATCAAGGAAGTAGACGATGAAGTGAAAGCTTTCTTGACACTTGATGAAGAAAATGCACGGGCGGCTGCCAAGGAATTGGACGAGCAGGACAGCGACAACCCGTTATTCGGTATTCCGATCGGTATCAAGGATAATATCGTGACGAAAGGTCTTCGCACCACTTGTGCGAGTAAGTTCCTTGATAACTTCACGGACCCGCTTTACGATGCAACGGTCGTTTCCAAGCTGAAGGACAAGAAGACTGTCACAATCGGGAAATTGAACATGGATGAATTCGCGATGGGTTCTTCCAATGAGAACTCCGCGTACTTCACTACTCGCAATCCTTGGAACACAGATTATGTTCCAGGCGGTTCCAGCGGTGCGTCTGCAGCTGCTGTAGCTGCAGGAGAGGTATTCTTCTCCCTGGGTTCCGATACAGGCGGTTCCATTCGTGAACCAGCAGCATTCTGCGGTGTCGTCGGATTGAAGCCTACATACGGTCTTGTTTCCCGTTTCGGTCTCGTTGCATTTGCATCTTCCCTGGATCAAATCGGTCCGATGACTCGTACGGTAGAAGATAACGCACACCTGCTGCAGGCAATCGTAGGTCATGATGAAATGGATTCCACCAGTGCCGATGTGGAAATCCCGAATTACACAGAAGCTTTGAAGCAGGATGTCAAAGGACTTCGCATCGCTGTGCCTTCCGAGTATCTCGGCGAAGGTGTTTCCGATGAAGTCCGTGATTCCATCAAAGCTGCCTTGAAAGTTTATGAAGATCTTGGCGCAACATGGGAAGAAGTTTCCCTTCCGCATTCCCGTTATGCAGTGGCAGCATACTACTTGCTGTCTTCATCTGAAGCATCTGCCAACCTCGCGCGTTTTGACGGCGTCCGTTATGGTGTTCGCTCCACTCAGGCGGAAAATATGATCGACGTGTTCAAATATTCCCGCCGCGATGGTTTCGGCGAGGAAGTAAAACGTCGCATCATGCTTGGTACGTTCGCGCTTAGCTCCGGCTATTACGATGCGTATTATAAGAAAGCCCAAAAGGCACGTACTTTGATCAAGAATGACTTTGACAAGGTGTTCGAGGATTATGATGTCATCGTTGGACCGACAACTCCGACACCAGCCTTCAAAGTAGGCGAAAAAGTCGAAGATCCATTGACAATGTACGCAATCGATATCCTGACGATCCCTGTGAACCTTGCGGGCGTGCCGGGAATCTCCCTGCCTTGCGGATTCTCAAGCGAAGGGCTGCCGATCGGCTTGCAAATCATCGGGAAGCACTTTGATGAGGCGACGGTCTACCGCGCTGCTTATGCATTCGAGCAAGCGACAGATCATCACAAACAGAAACCGGCATTGGGAGGCGTAAAAGGATGA
- the gatC gene encoding Asp-tRNA(Asn)/Glu-tRNA(Gln) amidotransferase subunit GatC, with protein sequence MSEITKEQVLHVAHLARLAITDEEAEKMTKELDAIIGYAELLNELDTDNVEPTTHVLDLKNVMREDEPRKWIDREDALKNAPDQKDGQFRVPSILD encoded by the coding sequence ATGTCAGAGATTACAAAAGAACAGGTATTGCATGTAGCGCATTTGGCGCGTCTTGCAATCACAGATGAAGAAGCGGAAAAGATGACGAAGGAACTCGATGCTATCATTGGATATGCCGAGCTTTTGAATGAGCTTGATACAGATAATGTTGAACCTACGACACACGTGCTTGATTTGAAGAATGTCATGCGTGAAGATGAACCGCGCAAGTGGATCGACCGGGAGGATGCATTGAAAAATGCACCGGATCAGAAGGATGGCCAGTTCCGTGTGCCGTCGATTTTGGACTGA
- a CDS encoding helix-turn-helix domain-containing protein produces MKAGTHPSNGLGHKLLLRKKKMFRGVAQMEIGPLIKLHRIKQNMTQEDLAAGIVSESYLSKIENQKTDASPEVIALLCERLGIQLNAENEDMIKEKAEEWFALLYVTKSREEQKARFQELEQLFKNSNSDYEILFEIHKVRYYLVSNDEQKTKEQIEKLRNLEYSFDSKQNFFWNKYLGNYYQINEDDNVKALHYYEIAESLIKNIELTETDIADIHYTLAVTHTRLINNLKSMEHANKALDVFRQNYNFVRCAQCHILLGISYRRMHMIDMAIKQYNMAKHLGEITENSEVIQLSNHNLGYLHSTLGESEEAIRYLEQAYAMGSNVTATQINTVISLIKEYYNSGRLNEAKEILEQNYQLVEELPVHNKRTFKLELDVYKYAIYKEYNQLEHTIINEFLPYLEEKSDYANIVNYANMIGEHFEKLKKYKNAAHFYKLASSSYQKLLKF; encoded by the coding sequence ATGAAAGCAGGAACACATCCCAGCAATGGTCTTGGGCACAAGCTCTTACTCAGAAAGAAAAAAATGTTTCGAGGTGTAGCCCAAATGGAAATCGGCCCTTTAATTAAACTACATAGAATAAAGCAAAACATGACGCAAGAAGACCTAGCAGCGGGTATTGTTTCAGAATCCTATCTGTCCAAAATCGAAAATCAAAAAACCGACGCCAGCCCGGAAGTCATCGCATTATTATGCGAACGACTCGGTATTCAGCTCAATGCAGAAAACGAGGATATGATCAAGGAGAAGGCGGAAGAATGGTTTGCGCTTCTTTATGTTACGAAAAGTAGAGAAGAACAGAAAGCAAGATTCCAGGAATTAGAGCAATTATTTAAGAATAGCAATTCTGATTACGAAATTCTTTTTGAGATTCACAAAGTTAGATACTATTTGGTTAGTAACGATGAACAGAAAACCAAAGAGCAAATAGAAAAGCTAAGAAATCTGGAGTATTCTTTTGATTCTAAACAAAATTTCTTTTGGAATAAGTACTTAGGTAATTATTATCAAATAAATGAAGATGATAATGTCAAAGCACTTCATTATTATGAGATTGCCGAATCACTTATAAAAAATATTGAGTTGACCGAAACAGATATAGCCGATATCCATTATACTTTAGCAGTCACTCATACTAGATTGATTAACAATCTTAAATCAATGGAACATGCCAATAAGGCACTTGATGTCTTTAGACAAAACTATAACTTTGTTAGATGTGCACAGTGCCATATTCTCCTGGGTATTAGCTATCGAAGAATGCACATGATTGATATGGCAATAAAACAATATAATATGGCGAAACATCTCGGGGAGATAACTGAAAACTCGGAAGTAATTCAACTATCTAATCATAATTTAGGATACTTACACTCCACACTAGGTGAAAGCGAGGAAGCTATAAGATATCTCGAACAAGCTTATGCGATGGGGAGTAATGTTACAGCTACCCAAATTAATACAGTTATTTCTTTAATTAAGGAATATTATAATAGCGGAAGATTAAATGAGGCTAAAGAAATTCTCGAACAAAACTACCAACTTGTAGAAGAGCTTCCGGTTCATAACAAACGAACATTTAAACTTGAGTTGGATGTGTACAAATACGCAATTTATAAAGAATACAATCAACTTGAGCATACAATTATTAATGAATTTTTACCGTACTTAGAAGAAAAAAGTGATTATGCCAACATTGTTAATTATGCTAATATGATTGGAGAACACTTTGAAAAATTAAAGAAATATAAGAATGCTGCTCATTTCTATAAGTTGGCAAGTTCTAGTTATCAAAAACTTTTAAAATTTTAA
- a CDS encoding CamS family sex pheromone protein produces the protein MKKLAGVLSIGALILLASCGPSGGGEEEVKQETADGGEKTSVVSSYNYSDEEYKVLLPYEKGKSKGVVNYETSAARGVIINQIANRLDIDEVEEGLRNHSKDVFSPEDYYFREGQMLDSDTLYSWIGRYAKAKENDKGEITEDEKAKELGLNPELDEDKASEEDFRKNPKYLSHILEQDYMVEDDNGDITLGGVSIALAMKSEYQFTTGGKGPYREDIPEDEMLAQANEMAKKIVERMRGMDGLSEVPIHIAVYREAKKESVVPGNFVAETTVEEGSSSVGDWDKINEENVLFPSDAAEKDHPDESQYISAFETKVSSFFPNYTGMVGRGFYQDDELKKLTIEIPIQFEGNAEVVAFTQYAYSQVMDIFPNYYDLEINITSNDKTEAIITREKDTKEPEVYILN, from the coding sequence ATGAAGAAATTAGCAGGTGTTCTTAGTATAGGGGCACTCATTTTGCTGGCAAGCTGCGGTCCGTCTGGCGGCGGGGAAGAAGAGGTCAAGCAGGAAACGGCGGATGGCGGGGAAAAAACATCCGTCGTTTCCAGCTACAACTACTCGGATGAGGAATATAAAGTATTGCTTCCTTATGAGAAGGGAAAATCCAAGGGTGTCGTCAACTATGAGACAAGCGCTGCCCGAGGCGTGATCATCAACCAAATCGCCAACCGTTTGGATATCGATGAGGTCGAAGAAGGACTGCGGAATCATTCGAAGGATGTTTTCAGTCCGGAAGATTACTATTTCCGTGAAGGGCAAATGCTGGATAGCGATACGCTTTACAGCTGGATCGGCCGATACGCCAAAGCCAAGGAAAACGATAAGGGAGAAATCACCGAGGATGAAAAAGCGAAGGAGCTTGGACTGAATCCGGAACTGGATGAAGACAAAGCTTCCGAGGAGGACTTCCGCAAAAATCCCAAATATCTTTCTCACATCCTGGAGCAGGACTATATGGTCGAGGATGACAATGGCGATATCACATTGGGCGGCGTTTCCATCGCCCTTGCGATGAAGTCGGAATACCAGTTCACAACTGGCGGCAAAGGACCATATCGTGAGGATATCCCAGAGGATGAGATGCTTGCACAAGCAAACGAAATGGCCAAGAAGATTGTCGAAAGAATGCGAGGAATGGATGGATTATCCGAAGTTCCGATTCATATCGCCGTTTACCGGGAAGCCAAGAAGGAATCGGTCGTTCCAGGCAACTTCGTTGCTGAAACAACCGTAGAAGAAGGCAGCAGCTCGGTCGGGGACTGGGACAAGATCAATGAGGAGAATGTCTTGTTCCCATCCGATGCGGCAGAAAAGGATCATCCAGATGAAAGCCAATATATATCCGCTTTCGAAACGAAGGTGTCCAGCTTCTTCCCGAATTACACCGGCATGGTCGGAAGAGGATTCTATCAGGATGATGAGCTGAAAAAACTTACGATCGAAATCCCGATCCAATTTGAAGGGAATGCTGAAGTGGTCGCTTTCACGCAATATGCATACAGCCAAGTCATGGACATCTTCCCGAATTACTATGATCTGGAAATCAACATCACCTCCAATGATAAGACAGAAGCAATCATTACGAGGGAGAAAGACACAAAAGAACCGGAAGTGTATATCCTTAATTAA
- the ligA gene encoding NAD-dependent DNA ligase LigA codes for MNKEEAIQELADLRKKLNQYNYDYHVLDDPQVSDQEYDQTLKRLLDIEAEFPDLVTSDSPSQRVGGTPLEAFNKVEHRVPMLSLGNAFNEEDLRSFDKRVQNGLGTDDYSYICELKIDGLAVSLRYENGEFVQGATRGDGTTGEDITQNLRTIRSIPLRIDLNEAIEVRGEAFMPQKSFAALNKQKEENGEAPFANPRNAAAGSLRQLDPKIAASRNLDIFLYGSGQWETNDLDSHSGLLDYLEKLGFKTNKERRRCRTIEEVLAYVEEWSAKRRELSYEIDGIVIKVDKREQQDELGFTARTPRWAIAYKFPAEEVTTKLYDIELNVGRTGVITPTALLEPVRVAGTTVQRATLHNEDLIREKDIRIGDTVVIKKAGDIIPEVVRVVTDARTGEEREFHMPEHCPECGSETVRLEGEVALRCINPSCPAQLVEGLIHFVSRNAMNIDGLGEKVIIQLYRAGLVHTIDDLYKLDRDALLDLERMGEKSADNLLKSIEASKDNSLERLLFGLGIRFVGAKAAKTLAQAFETMDELQQASVEELVAIDEIGEKMADSIYQHFQEDKVIQLIEELKAVGVNMTYKGIKPQEVTSDSIFSGKTIVLTGKMEALTRPQAKEKIEALGGIVTGSVSKKTDLLIAGEDAGSKYEKAEKLGIEIWDEARLIEALQE; via the coding sequence ATGAATAAAGAAGAAGCGATCCAAGAGCTTGCGGATTTACGCAAAAAGCTCAATCAATATAATTATGACTATCACGTCCTCGATGATCCTCAGGTGTCCGATCAGGAATATGATCAAACACTGAAACGTCTGCTGGACATCGAAGCGGAGTTCCCGGATCTTGTCACAAGCGATTCACCATCCCAGCGCGTCGGCGGCACGCCGCTTGAAGCATTCAACAAGGTGGAGCATCGCGTACCGATGCTTTCCCTGGGCAATGCCTTCAACGAAGAGGATCTGCGGAGCTTTGACAAGCGGGTTCAAAATGGATTGGGAACCGACGATTACTCATATATTTGTGAACTCAAGATTGATGGACTGGCGGTTTCACTCCGTTACGAAAATGGAGAATTCGTCCAAGGAGCGACACGTGGTGACGGGACGACGGGGGAAGACATCACCCAGAATCTGCGGACAATCCGCAGCATCCCGCTCCGAATAGATTTGAACGAAGCAATCGAGGTGCGCGGGGAGGCATTTATGCCGCAGAAATCCTTTGCGGCCCTCAATAAGCAAAAGGAAGAAAACGGCGAAGCGCCTTTTGCCAATCCGCGTAACGCAGCAGCAGGGTCTTTACGGCAGCTTGATCCGAAGATTGCTGCCAGCCGCAATCTTGATATTTTCCTATATGGTTCTGGCCAATGGGAGACAAATGATCTGGATTCCCATAGCGGATTGCTCGATTACTTGGAGAAGTTAGGTTTCAAGACGAACAAGGAGCGCCGCCGCTGCCGGACAATCGAGGAAGTACTGGCTTATGTGGAGGAATGGAGCGCCAAACGCCGTGAATTGAGCTATGAAATCGATGGTATCGTCATCAAGGTGGACAAGCGGGAGCAGCAGGATGAACTTGGCTTCACAGCACGTACACCTCGCTGGGCGATTGCCTATAAATTCCCAGCTGAAGAAGTGACGACGAAGCTTTACGATATCGAGCTGAATGTCGGACGTACCGGTGTCATCACTCCGACCGCACTGCTGGAGCCGGTCCGGGTGGCCGGCACGACAGTACAGAGAGCAACCTTGCATAATGAGGACCTGATTCGCGAGAAGGATATTCGGATCGGGGATACGGTTGTCATCAAAAAGGCCGGTGACATCATCCCGGAAGTCGTCCGTGTCGTGACGGATGCCCGAACCGGAGAAGAGCGGGAATTCCACATGCCCGAGCACTGCCCGGAATGCGGCAGCGAGACGGTTCGTTTGGAAGGCGAGGTAGCGCTTCGCTGCATCAATCCGAGCTGCCCGGCACAGCTTGTCGAAGGATTGATTCATTTTGTTTCCCGGAATGCGATGAATATCGATGGACTTGGGGAGAAGGTCATCATCCAGCTGTACCGTGCCGGATTGGTGCATACGATCGATGATCTGTATAAGCTGGATCGCGATGCTTTACTGGACCTTGAACGAATGGGTGAGAAATCGGCAGATAATCTGCTTAAATCGATTGAAGCATCGAAGGATAATTCACTGGAGCGCCTGCTGTTCGGTTTAGGCATCCGTTTCGTCGGTGCCAAGGCTGCGAAAACATTGGCCCAGGCCTTTGAGACGATGGATGAATTGCAGCAAGCATCCGTGGAGGAGCTTGTAGCAATCGATGAAATCGGGGAAAAGATGGCTGACTCCATTTATCAGCATTTCCAAGAAGATAAGGTCATCCAGCTGATTGAAGAGCTGAAGGCGGTAGGCGTCAATATGACCTACAAAGGCATCAAGCCGCAGGAAGTGACTTCTGACAGCATCTTCAGCGGCAAGACCATCGTCTTGACGGGGAAAATGGAAGCTCTCACACGGCCGCAGGCAAAAGAGAAAATCGAAGCGCTTGGCGGCATTGTCACTGGCAGTGTCAGCAAAAAAACAGATTTATTGATTGCCGGCGAGGATGCTGGTTCGAAATATGAAAAAGCAGAGAAGCTTGGCATTGAGATATGGGATGAAGCACGTTTGATCGAAGCGTTACAGGAATAG
- the pcrA gene encoding DNA helicase PcrA: MSRLANDLINGLNKEQAEAVQHTEGPLLIMAGAGSGKTRVLTNRIAYLLGEKEVSPRSILAITFTNKAAREMRERVHKLVGEEGSQIWVSTFHSMCVRILRRDIDRIGYNSNFSILDTSDQLSVIKQALKRLNLDPKQYDPRAMLGAISSAKNELITPEQYSKEAGSVYERKVAEVFDLYQKTLRRNQSLDFDDLIMQTIQLFDRVPEVLQYYQRRFQYIHVDEYQDTNHAQYRLVNQLASRYKNLCVVGDSDQSIYRWRGADITNILSFEKDYPNAKVVMLEQNYRSTKTILDAANKVIANNTGRKPKNLWTDNADGAKLRYYEAATERDEALYVTEKIEEMVMKEKKRHYRDIAILYRTNAQSRSIEETFVKAGVPYQMIGGTKFYDRKEIKDMLAYLRLIANPDDDISFERVVNEPKRGIGKTSIEKLQAYANEHELSLFETLKEVDFTGVSAKAANALSEFGTMISNWSNQMEFLTATDMVEQVLEGSGYEEMLKAERSIESQSRLENLEEFKTVTKNFEQTSEDKSLVAFLTDLALIADIDSMDDDPSSDDKVVLMTLHGAKGLEFPVVFLIGMEENVFPHSRSQMDETEMEEERRLAYVGITRAEEELFLTNAKMRTLFGRTNMNPVSRFIGEIPNELLEGMQETKQNPFGLQSRRQQPKPQEQKRIVRKPKPKSGADALGWSPGDKAVHKKWGEGTVVKVNGEGEAMELDIAFPAPVGIKRLLASFAPITKA; encoded by the coding sequence ATGAGCCGATTGGCGAATGATTTAATAAATGGTTTGAATAAGGAACAGGCAGAGGCGGTACAGCACACGGAAGGACCGCTGCTCATCATGGCTGGTGCCGGAAGCGGTAAGACACGTGTGCTGACGAACAGGATTGCCTATTTGCTGGGGGAGAAGGAAGTATCGCCGCGCAGCATCTTGGCGATCACTTTCACGAACAAAGCTGCCCGTGAGATGCGGGAGCGTGTGCACAAATTGGTCGGGGAGGAAGGTTCCCAAATATGGGTTTCCACTTTCCACTCCATGTGTGTGCGCATTTTACGCCGTGATATAGACAGAATAGGATATAATAGCAATTTTTCCATCCTTGATACGAGCGATCAGCTATCTGTCATCAAGCAAGCACTGAAACGGCTCAATCTGGATCCGAAGCAATATGATCCGCGCGCGATGCTTGGTGCCATCAGCTCAGCAAAGAATGAACTGATCACGCCTGAACAGTACAGCAAGGAAGCTGGCAGTGTTTATGAACGGAAAGTGGCTGAAGTATTCGACTTGTATCAAAAAACGTTACGCCGCAATCAATCACTGGATTTCGATGATTTGATCATGCAGACAATCCAGCTGTTCGACCGCGTGCCCGAAGTGCTGCAATACTACCAGCGCCGTTTCCAATACATCCATGTGGATGAGTACCAGGATACGAACCATGCGCAGTACCGTTTGGTGAATCAGCTCGCTTCCCGTTATAAGAACCTCTGTGTGGTAGGGGACTCCGATCAGTCCATTTATCGCTGGCGGGGAGCCGACATCACCAATATCCTGTCTTTCGAGAAGGATTATCCAAATGCGAAGGTCGTCATGCTGGAACAGAACTACCGCTCGACGAAAACGATCCTGGATGCGGCAAATAAAGTCATTGCCAACAATACAGGGCGCAAGCCGAAGAACCTTTGGACCGATAATGCGGATGGAGCAAAGCTGCGTTATTACGAAGCAGCAACAGAACGCGATGAAGCATTGTATGTGACCGAGAAGATCGAGGAAATGGTCATGAAGGAGAAGAAACGCCATTATCGTGATATCGCGATTCTTTACCGGACGAATGCCCAATCCCGTTCCATCGAGGAAACGTTTGTAAAAGCAGGAGTCCCATATCAAATGATCGGCGGCACGAAGTTCTATGACCGCAAGGAAATCAAGGATATGCTGGCCTACTTGCGTCTGATAGCAAACCCCGATGATGACATCAGTTTCGAGCGGGTAGTCAATGAGCCGAAGCGCGGCATTGGAAAAACCTCCATTGAAAAGCTGCAGGCATATGCCAATGAGCATGAACTTTCCTTGTTCGAGACACTTAAGGAAGTCGATTTCACAGGTGTAAGTGCCAAAGCGGCCAATGCCTTGAGCGAATTCGGGACAATGATCAGCAATTGGAGCAACCAGATGGAATTCCTGACGGCAACGGATATGGTCGAGCAGGTGCTGGAAGGTTCAGGCTATGAAGAAATGCTGAAAGCAGAGCGGAGCATCGAATCCCAAAGCCGTCTCGAGAACTTGGAAGAGTTCAAGACAGTGACCAAAAACTTCGAGCAGACAAGTGAAGACAAGTCCCTGGTTGCATTTTTGACGGATCTCGCACTGATTGCGGATATCGATTCGATGGATGATGACCCATCCAGTGACGATAAAGTCGTCCTTATGACACTTCATGGTGCCAAAGGGCTTGAATTTCCGGTAGTATTCCTGATCGGGATGGAAGAGAATGTGTTCCCGCACAGCCGTTCCCAAATGGATGAGACGGAGATGGAGGAAGAGCGTCGTCTTGCATATGTGGGCATCACCCGTGCAGAAGAGGAGCTATTCCTTACCAATGCCAAGATGCGGACATTGTTCGGCCGGACGAATATGAACCCGGTCAGCCGTTTTATCGGTGAAATTCCGAATGAGCTGCTCGAAGGCATGCAGGAAACCAAACAAAATCCATTCGGACTCCAAAGCCGTCGCCAACAGCCGAAGCCGCAGGAGCAAAAGCGCATTGTCCGCAAGCCGAAGCCAAAATCAGGAGCCGATGCGCTTGGATGGAGCCCTGGTGACAAGGCAGTCCATAAGAAATGGGGCGAAGGAACAGTGGTGAAGGTCAATGGAGAAGGAGAGGCGATGGAGCTTGATATCGCCTTCCCGGCACCGGTTGGCATCAAACGGCTGCTTGCTTCGTTCGCACCGATCACAAAAGCTTAA